From the Streptomyces sp. KMM 9044 genome, one window contains:
- a CDS encoding decaprenylphospho-beta-D-erythro-pentofuranosid-2-ulose 2-reductase: protein MPDDTVSPTGWGHAVPAAARLPRSLLVLGGTSEIALATARRLIARRTRTVWLAGRPSPALDRAAEQLRRLGAQVRTVAFDALDHASHENVLGKVFAEGDIDMVLLAFGTLGDQAHDERSPRAAVRVAQTNYTGAVSAGLVCAGALQNQEHGSLVVLSSVAGERARRADFIYGSSKAGLDTFTQGLGDALYGTGVHVMVVRPGFVRTRTTAALPEAPFATTPEAVATAVELGLRRRAETVWVPGGLRVVMSALRHLPRAVFRRLPL from the coding sequence ATGCCTGATGACACCGTCTCCCCCACGGGATGGGGCCACGCCGTTCCCGCCGCGGCCCGGCTGCCCCGGTCCCTGCTCGTCCTCGGCGGTACGTCCGAGATCGCGCTGGCCACCGCACGCCGGCTGATCGCCCGCCGCACCCGCACGGTGTGGCTGGCGGGCCGGCCCTCCCCCGCGCTGGACCGGGCCGCGGAGCAGTTGCGCCGCCTGGGCGCTCAGGTGCGCACCGTCGCCTTCGACGCCCTGGACCACGCCTCCCACGAGAACGTCCTCGGCAAGGTCTTCGCGGAGGGTGACATCGACATGGTGCTGCTCGCCTTCGGCACCCTCGGCGACCAGGCCCACGACGAGCGGTCGCCCCGGGCCGCCGTCCGGGTCGCGCAGACCAACTACACCGGCGCGGTCTCCGCGGGCCTCGTGTGCGCCGGTGCCCTCCAGAACCAGGAGCACGGCTCCCTGGTGGTGCTGTCGTCCGTCGCCGGGGAGCGGGCCCGCCGCGCGGACTTCATCTACGGCTCCAGCAAGGCCGGCCTGGACACCTTCACCCAGGGCCTCGGCGACGCGCTGTACGGAACGGGTGTGCACGTCATGGTCGTGCGTCCCGGCTTCGTCCGTACCCGGACGACCGCCGCGCTGCCCGAGGCACCGTTCGCCACCACCCCGGAGGCGGTCGCGACGGCGGTGGAGCTGGGGCTGCGCCGCCGTGCGGAGACGGTGTGGGTACCGGGCGGACTACGCGTGGTGATGTCGGCGCTGCGGCACCTGCCCCGGGCGGTGTTCCGGCGGCTGCCGCTCTGA
- a CDS encoding 2'-5' RNA ligase family protein, producing the protein MGTVTIGVSIAVPEPHGSRLQQLRTGFGDAAAHGIPTHVTLLPPTEVDESDLAAIETHLNEVAVTGRPFRMRLSGTGTFRPLSPVVFVRIVEGAEACTWLQKQVRDASGPVARELQFPYHPHVTVAHGIEEAAMDRAFEELADYEARWPCTGFALYEQGADAVWRKLRDFPFGSPAVPPQSGRADRGSVTAY; encoded by the coding sequence GTGGGGACCGTAACGATCGGTGTGTCGATCGCGGTCCCGGAGCCTCACGGCAGCCGGCTTCAGCAGCTGCGCACGGGCTTCGGCGACGCCGCTGCTCACGGTATCCCCACGCACGTCACCCTGTTGCCGCCGACGGAGGTCGACGAGAGTGACCTGGCGGCCATCGAGACGCATCTGAACGAGGTCGCCGTGACCGGCCGCCCGTTCCGCATGCGGCTCTCCGGCACCGGTACCTTCCGGCCCCTGTCGCCGGTCGTGTTCGTCCGGATCGTGGAGGGAGCCGAGGCCTGCACCTGGCTGCAGAAGCAGGTCCGCGACGCGTCCGGCCCCGTCGCGCGTGAGCTGCAGTTCCCGTACCACCCGCACGTCACCGTGGCGCACGGCATCGAGGAGGCGGCGATGGACCGCGCCTTCGAGGAGCTCGCCGACTACGAGGCGCGGTGGCCCTGCACCGGCTTCGCGCTCTACGAACAGGGCGCCGACGCGGTGTGGCGCAAGCTGCGGGACTTTCCGTTCGGTTCGCCGGCGGTGCCCCCGCAGTCCGGCCGTGCCGACCGCGGTTCCGTCACCGCGTACTGA
- the trpS gene encoding tryptophan--tRNA ligase, whose translation MASDRPPRRHSPHPQGNGYTLQRRPRVLSGIQPTAGSFHLGNYLGAVRQWVALQETHDAFYMVVDLHAITVPQDPAGLRANTRLAVAQLLAAGLDPERCTLFVQSHVPEHAQLAWIMNCLTGFGEASRMTQFKDKSARQGADRASVGLFTYPVLQVADILLYQAHEVPVGEDQRQHIELTRDLADRFNARFGPTFTVPKPYIPKETAKIYDLQDPTIKMSKSASTPKGLVNLLDDPKATAKKVRSAVTDTDTVIRYDVGNKPGVSNLLSVYSTLTGAGITELEERYAGKGYGALKTDLAEVVVEFVTPFRERTQQYLDDPETLDSILAKGAEKARAVAAETLALAYERVGFLPAKH comes from the coding sequence ATGGCCTCTGATCGTCCGCCTCGCCGCCACTCACCCCACCCCCAGGGGAACGGCTATACCCTGCAGCGTCGCCCTCGCGTGCTCTCCGGAATCCAGCCCACCGCCGGCTCGTTCCACCTCGGCAACTACCTCGGCGCCGTGCGCCAGTGGGTGGCCCTGCAGGAGACCCACGACGCGTTCTACATGGTCGTCGACCTGCACGCGATCACGGTCCCGCAGGACCCGGCCGGGCTGCGCGCCAACACCCGGCTCGCCGTCGCCCAGCTGCTGGCAGCCGGGCTCGACCCGGAGCGCTGCACGCTCTTCGTCCAGAGCCACGTCCCCGAGCACGCCCAGCTCGCCTGGATCATGAACTGTCTCACCGGCTTCGGCGAGGCCTCCCGCATGACCCAGTTCAAGGACAAGTCCGCCAGGCAGGGCGCCGACCGCGCCTCCGTCGGCCTGTTCACGTACCCGGTCCTCCAGGTCGCCGACATCCTGCTCTACCAGGCACACGAGGTGCCGGTGGGCGAGGACCAGCGCCAGCACATCGAGCTCACCCGCGACCTCGCCGACCGCTTCAACGCCCGGTTCGGCCCGACCTTCACCGTCCCCAAGCCGTACATCCCCAAGGAGACGGCGAAGATCTACGACCTTCAGGACCCGACGATCAAGATGAGCAAGTCGGCGTCCACGCCGAAAGGCCTCGTCAACCTCCTCGACGACCCGAAGGCCACCGCCAAGAAGGTGAGGAGCGCGGTCACCGACACCGACACCGTGATCCGCTACGACGTCGGGAACAAGCCGGGGGTCAGCAACCTCCTCAGCGTGTACTCGACCCTCACCGGGGCGGGCATCACCGAGTTGGAGGAGCGTTACGCCGGCAAGGGCTACGGGGCGCTGAAGACGGACCTCGCCGAGGTCGTGGTGGAGTTCGTGACCCCGTTCAGGGAGCGCACCCAGCAGTACCTCGACGACCCCGAGACGCTCGACTCGATCCTGGCCAAGGGCGCGGAGAAGGCCCGCGCCGTCGCCGCGGAGACCCTTGCCCTGGCCTACGAACGGGTGGGCTTCCTGCCCGCCAAGCACTGA
- a CDS encoding glycine hydroxymethyltransferase, which yields MPAEPLSTASTAFRSALDVIRAVEPRVADAIGQEVADQREMLKLIASENYASPATLLAMGNWFSDKYAEGTVGRRFYAGCRNVDTVESLAAEHAKELFGARHAYVQPHSGIDANLVAFWAVLGARVEVPFLEKTGVRQVNDLSDADWAELRRAFGNQRMLGMSLDAGGHLTHGFRPNISGKMFDQRSYGTDPATGLIDYEALRASARAFKPLIIVAGYSAYPRLVNFRIMREIADEGGATLMVDMAHFAGLVAGKVLTGDFDPVPHAQIVTTTTHKSLRGPRGGMVLCDDSLKDQVDRGCPMVLGGPLPHVMAAKAVALAEARQPSFQDYAQRIVDNSRALADGLMRRGATLVTGGTDNHLNLIDVASSYGLTGRQAEAALLDSGIVTNRNAIPADPNGAWYTSGIRIGTPALTTRGLGTAEMDEVAGLIDRVLTTTEAGTTKSGAPSRAAHVLDAKIADEISHRATDLVAGFPLYPEIDLG from the coding sequence ATGCCCGCCGAGCCCCTCTCCACCGCTTCCACCGCCTTCCGCTCCGCCCTCGACGTGATTCGTGCCGTCGAGCCGCGCGTCGCCGACGCCATCGGCCAGGAGGTCGCCGACCAGCGCGAGATGCTCAAACTGATCGCCTCCGAGAACTACGCCTCGCCCGCCACCCTCCTGGCGATGGGCAACTGGTTCAGCGACAAGTACGCCGAGGGCACCGTCGGCCGCCGCTTCTACGCCGGCTGCCGTAATGTCGACACCGTCGAATCGCTGGCCGCCGAGCACGCCAAGGAGCTCTTCGGCGCCCGCCACGCCTACGTCCAGCCGCACTCCGGCATCGACGCCAACCTCGTCGCCTTCTGGGCCGTCCTCGGTGCCCGCGTCGAGGTGCCCTTCCTGGAGAAGACCGGCGTCCGCCAGGTCAACGACCTCTCCGACGCCGACTGGGCCGAGCTGCGGCGCGCCTTCGGCAACCAGCGCATGCTCGGCATGTCCCTGGACGCCGGCGGCCACCTCACCCACGGCTTCCGCCCGAACATCTCCGGCAAGATGTTCGACCAGCGCTCCTACGGCACCGACCCGGCCACCGGCCTGATCGACTACGAGGCGCTGCGCGCGTCCGCCCGCGCGTTCAAGCCGCTGATCATCGTCGCCGGGTACTCCGCGTACCCCCGTCTGGTGAACTTCCGGATCATGCGCGAGATCGCCGACGAGGGCGGGGCCACGCTCATGGTCGACATGGCGCACTTCGCCGGCCTCGTCGCCGGCAAGGTCCTCACCGGCGACTTCGACCCGGTCCCGCACGCCCAGATCGTCACCACCACCACCCACAAGTCGCTGCGCGGCCCGCGCGGCGGCATGGTCCTGTGCGACGACTCCCTCAAGGACCAGGTCGACCGTGGCTGCCCGATGGTCCTGGGCGGCCCGCTCCCGCACGTCATGGCCGCCAAGGCGGTCGCCCTGGCGGAGGCCCGGCAGCCCTCCTTCCAGGACTACGCCCAGCGCATCGTGGACAACTCACGTGCCCTCGCCGACGGCCTGATGCGCCGCGGCGCCACCCTGGTGACCGGTGGCACGGACAACCACCTGAACCTGATCGACGTGGCGTCCTCCTACGGCCTCACCGGCCGCCAGGCCGAGGCCGCCCTCCTCGACTCCGGCATCGTCACCAACCGCAACGCCATCCCGGCCGACCCGAACGGTGCCTGGTACACCTCCGGCATCCGCATCGGCACCCCCGCGCTGACCACGCGCGGTCTGGGCACTGCCGAGATGGACGAGGTCGCGGGCCTGATCGACCGTGTCCTGACCACCACCGAGGCCGGCACCACCAAGTCCGGCGCCCCCTCCAGGGCGGCCCACGTCCTCGACGCGAAGATCGCCGACGAGATCTCCCACCGCGCGACCGACCTGGTGGCCGGCTTCCCGCTGTACCCGGAGATCGACCTCGGCTGA
- a CDS encoding ABC transporter substrate-binding protein, producing the protein MKSRKNLLRAATATAAVLAVTGLSACGAAKTDSSSASGSSDTVTIAVPSWVGAEANGAVAKYILENELDTEVELTQLDESVALDGLNSGKVDAVLEDWGGAPDKIERYVEDRKSVVEGGDLGVTGHIGWFVPKYLVDEHPDITDWKNLNKYSDLFRTAESGDKGQLLEGSPSYTTNDDAIIKNLDLDFKTVYAGSEAAQITQIKEDYKAKKPFITYWWTPQWLNAQVDMVEVQLPEYKEGCDADPKKVACGYAQTPLQKYFNADFAKDGGEAAQFLKNFNWTAEQQNEVAVMIADKKMSSTKAAETWVKANEDVWKAWLA; encoded by the coding sequence ATGAAGAGCAGAAAGAACCTCCTGCGCGCCGCGACCGCCACGGCCGCCGTCCTCGCCGTCACCGGCCTGAGCGCGTGCGGTGCCGCCAAGACCGACTCCTCCTCCGCCTCGGGCAGCTCCGACACGGTCACCATCGCCGTCCCGTCGTGGGTCGGCGCCGAGGCCAACGGGGCTGTGGCCAAGTACATCCTGGAGAACGAGCTCGACACCGAGGTAGAGCTGACCCAGCTCGACGAGTCGGTCGCCCTCGACGGGCTCAACAGCGGCAAGGTCGACGCCGTGCTCGAGGACTGGGGCGGCGCTCCGGACAAGATCGAGCGGTACGTCGAGGACAGGAAGTCCGTCGTCGAGGGCGGCGACCTCGGCGTCACCGGCCACATCGGCTGGTTCGTGCCGAAGTACCTCGTGGACGAGCACCCGGACATCACGGACTGGAAGAACCTCAACAAGTACAGCGATCTCTTCCGCACCGCGGAGAGCGGCGACAAGGGCCAGCTGCTCGAGGGCTCGCCGTCGTACACCACCAACGACGACGCGATCATCAAGAACCTCGATCTGGACTTCAAGACGGTGTACGCCGGCTCCGAGGCCGCGCAGATCACGCAGATCAAGGAGGACTACAAGGCCAAGAAGCCGTTCATCACCTACTGGTGGACGCCGCAGTGGCTGAACGCGCAGGTCGACATGGTCGAGGTGCAGCTGCCCGAGTACAAGGAGGGCTGCGACGCCGACCCGAAGAAGGTCGCCTGCGGTTACGCCCAGACGCCTCTGCAGAAGTACTTCAACGCCGACTTCGCCAAGGACGGCGGGGAGGCGGCCCAGTTCCTGAAGAACTTCAACTGGACCGCCGAGCAGCAGAACGAGGTCGCCGTGATGATCGCGGACAAGAAGATGAGTTCCACGAAGGCGGCCGAGACCTGGGTCAAGGCCAACGAGGACGTCTGGAAGGCTTGGCTGGCCTGA
- a CDS encoding ABC transporter permease, which produces MSAVITPAPPTKPTEQSGERASAERRTPLRHPVVRRLLPLAVAAAVLVPFAALLWGSGTWPSELTVDIRTPLDDAYTWVVNNRETNPVFLYFLLHLSNWSDGSVSWMTDLLESLGWFPVVVTAVLLSWRAGGLRDKRGPKLAGVTLAAFAVCGVLGMWEATMETLALMAVAVTVSALIGAVLGLGAGLSDRFERILRPVLDTMQIMPAFAYLLPLVLLFDIGVPSALIATVIYAAPPMARLTALGLRGADPSVMEAAKSLGTSPSQRLLTARLPLARKEILLGLNQTIMMALSMVTIASVIGAGGLGEEVFRALSTVDVGGALAAGIPIVLLAIWLDRTTAVAGERLSEGAAPAGSSWLHGWRAWAVAAGSGAALGTAGWLLLIAEWPGTWTVNIAPPVNDAVGWFTGHLAEGVPVLGGTRTWADGFTIWVLDPLRDGLTAMPWWLLVLLAAALALLAGGWGAMCTAAVAMAGVGVIGVWATSLDTLSQAIAGVAVTLALGFLIGVVAARVPLLNRLLRPVLDTMQTLPQFIYLIPVVALFNVGRSAAVAAAVLYALPAVVRITAQGLTQVDAATLEAARSMGASSFQQIRQVQVPLARPALMLALNQGVVLVLAMVIVGGFVGSGALGYDVVYGLQKSELGVGLGAGVAIVLLGLVLDRTTQRPGKQAGTR; this is translated from the coding sequence GTGAGCGCCGTCATCACGCCCGCCCCGCCGACGAAGCCGACCGAACAGTCCGGGGAACGCGCGTCCGCCGAGCGGCGCACCCCGCTGCGACACCCCGTGGTGCGCCGCCTGCTGCCGCTGGCCGTCGCCGCCGCCGTGCTCGTCCCGTTCGCAGCCCTGCTGTGGGGCAGCGGAACCTGGCCGTCCGAGCTGACCGTGGACATCCGGACGCCCCTGGACGACGCCTACACCTGGGTCGTGAACAACCGGGAGACCAACCCGGTCTTCCTCTACTTCCTGCTGCACCTGAGCAACTGGTCCGACGGCTCCGTGAGCTGGATGACGGACCTGCTGGAGTCCCTCGGCTGGTTCCCGGTGGTCGTGACCGCCGTGCTGCTGTCCTGGAGGGCGGGCGGACTGCGCGACAAGCGCGGACCGAAGCTCGCCGGCGTCACGCTCGCCGCCTTCGCGGTGTGCGGCGTGCTCGGCATGTGGGAAGCCACCATGGAGACCCTGGCGCTGATGGCGGTCGCGGTCACCGTATCGGCCCTGATCGGCGCGGTGCTGGGGCTGGGCGCCGGGCTGTCGGACCGCTTCGAGCGGATCCTGCGGCCGGTCCTGGACACGATGCAGATCATGCCGGCGTTCGCCTATCTGCTGCCGCTGGTGCTGCTGTTCGACATCGGCGTGCCGTCCGCCCTGATCGCGACGGTCATCTACGCGGCCCCGCCGATGGCCCGGCTGACCGCACTCGGTCTGCGGGGTGCCGACCCGTCCGTCATGGAGGCCGCGAAGTCGCTGGGCACCAGCCCGTCGCAGCGGCTGCTGACGGCCCGGCTGCCGCTGGCCCGCAAGGAGATCCTGCTCGGCCTGAACCAGACGATCATGATGGCGCTGTCGATGGTCACCATCGCCTCCGTGATCGGCGCCGGCGGCCTCGGCGAGGAGGTGTTCCGCGCACTGTCCACCGTCGACGTCGGCGGGGCGCTCGCCGCGGGCATCCCGATCGTGCTGCTGGCCATCTGGCTGGACCGCACCACCGCGGTCGCCGGGGAGCGGCTGAGTGAGGGCGCGGCTCCGGCCGGCTCCTCCTGGCTGCACGGGTGGCGCGCCTGGGCCGTGGCCGCCGGCTCCGGTGCGGCGCTGGGCACGGCCGGATGGCTGCTGCTGATCGCCGAGTGGCCCGGGACCTGGACCGTCAACATCGCCCCGCCCGTCAACGACGCCGTCGGCTGGTTCACCGGCCACCTGGCCGAGGGCGTGCCCGTGCTGGGCGGCACCCGGACCTGGGCGGACGGCTTCACCATCTGGGTGCTCGACCCGCTCCGGGACGGCCTGACCGCCATGCCGTGGTGGCTGCTGGTGCTGCTGGCCGCGGCCCTGGCCCTGCTCGCGGGCGGCTGGGGCGCGATGTGCACGGCGGCCGTGGCGATGGCCGGCGTCGGCGTCATCGGTGTGTGGGCCACCTCCCTGGACACCCTGTCGCAGGCGATCGCGGGCGTCGCCGTCACGCTCGCGCTCGGCTTCCTGATCGGTGTGGTGGCGGCCCGGGTGCCGCTGCTGAACCGCCTGCTGCGGCCGGTGCTGGACACCATGCAGACCCTGCCGCAGTTCATCTACCTGATCCCGGTGGTGGCCCTGTTCAACGTGGGCCGCTCCGCCGCCGTCGCCGCGGCCGTGCTGTACGCGCTGCCCGCCGTCGTACGGATCACGGCGCAGGGCCTGACCCAGGTCGACGCCGCGACGCTGGAGGCGGCCCGTTCCATGGGCGCGAGCTCCTTCCAGCAGATCCGCCAGGTGCAGGTACCGCTGGCCCGGCCCGCGCTGATGCTCGCCCTCAACCAGGGCGTGGTGCTGGTGCTGGCCATGGTGATCGTCGGCGGCTTCGTCGGCTCCGGTGCCCTCGGCTACGACGTCGTCTACGGCCTGCAGAAGAGCGAGCTCGGCGTCGGACTCGGCGCCGGTGTGGCGATCGTGCTGCTGGGCCTGGTCCTGGACCGCACCACACAGCGCCCGGGCAAGCAGGCCGGTACCCGCTAG
- a CDS encoding quaternary amine ABC transporter ATP-binding protein — translation MSSTATPEKPRPGTQTPPADPSGQPPVFGVRNLWKVFGPKAERIPADPETAGLTQSELRTRTGCTAAVRDVSFDVRKGEVFVVMGLSGSGKSTLVRCLTRLIEPTSGSLEIDGEDVLAMDRSRLRELRRHRAAMVFQHFGLLPHRSVLDNIAYGLEIQGMPRAERRARAEEMVHKVGLDGLELRRPGQLSGGQQQRVGLARALASDPEVLLFDEPFSALDPLIRRDMQEEVIRLHHEEGRTMVFITHDLSEALRVGDRIALMRDGEIVQLGTPEQIVGSPADDYVRDFVRDVPREQVMTVRTAMRPGGCGGSEHPGSLTPGMIVVEAIETVARSGRAACVVQDGACLGQVDQVDLLRVVAGLDREEVAA, via the coding sequence ATGAGTAGCACCGCCACACCGGAAAAGCCCCGGCCCGGTACGCAGACCCCGCCCGCGGACCCGTCCGGGCAGCCGCCCGTCTTCGGCGTGCGCAACCTGTGGAAGGTCTTCGGCCCGAAGGCCGAGCGCATTCCCGCCGATCCGGAGACCGCGGGCCTCACCCAGTCCGAACTGCGCACCCGCACCGGCTGCACCGCGGCCGTCCGGGACGTCTCCTTCGACGTGCGCAAGGGCGAGGTCTTCGTCGTCATGGGCCTGTCCGGCTCCGGCAAGTCCACCCTCGTACGCTGCCTGACCCGGCTCATCGAGCCGACCTCGGGTTCCCTGGAGATCGACGGCGAGGACGTCCTCGCCATGGACCGCAGCCGGCTGCGCGAGCTGCGCAGGCACCGCGCGGCCATGGTGTTCCAGCACTTCGGTCTGCTGCCGCACCGCTCCGTCCTGGACAACATCGCCTACGGCCTGGAGATCCAGGGCATGCCCAGGGCAGAACGGCGGGCCCGGGCCGAGGAGATGGTCCACAAGGTCGGCCTCGACGGCCTGGAGCTGCGCCGCCCCGGCCAGCTCTCCGGCGGTCAGCAGCAGCGCGTGGGCCTGGCACGGGCGCTCGCCTCCGACCCCGAGGTGCTGCTCTTCGACGAGCCGTTCAGCGCCCTCGACCCGCTGATCCGGCGGGACATGCAGGAGGAGGTCATCCGGCTGCACCACGAGGAGGGCCGCACCATGGTCTTCATCACCCACGACCTCAGTGAGGCGCTCCGGGTCGGCGACCGCATCGCACTGATGCGGGACGGCGAGATCGTGCAGCTCGGCACTCCCGAGCAGATCGTCGGCTCGCCCGCCGACGACTACGTCCGCGACTTCGTCCGCGACGTGCCGCGCGAGCAGGTCATGACCGTGCGCACCGCGATGCGGCCGGGCGGCTGCGGCGGCTCCGAGCATCCCGGCTCCCTCACCCCCGGCATGATCGTCGTCGAGGCCATCGAGACCGTCGCCCGCAGCGGCCGTGCCGCGTGCGTGGTGCAGGACGGCGCGTGCCTGGGTCAGGTCGACCAGGTGGACCTGCTGCGGGTCGTCGCCGGACTGGACCGCGAGGAGGTGGCCGCATGA